The Bradyrhizobium sp. B097 genome contains the following window.
AATCCGACGCCACGAACCGGCCAGAGCCTTGCAGCCGATGAACAGGCCGAGGTGATCACACGGCTCGGTGTCGCATTGCAGCCACGCGGGCGGCGTGCCCAACAGTCGCAACGTCGCAAATGCCTGGTCGCGCGGAACAACAATGTCGTTCTCGGCTGCGAGCAGGAAAACGGGCAGCTTCACCGCAGCAAGATCGATCTTGCAGCCAAGCGCGACAAAGTCTCCCGTCGCGATCCGGTTCCTTCGAAATATCCAGTCAGTCACTTCGAGATAGTAGGTGCCCGGTAAATCAAGCGTCTCTCGGTTCCAGCGTGTGAAGCAATCGAGCAGCGCCCGTGCATCCTCCGACTTGTCGTCGAGCCGCTGCTGCAGCGCCGCTTCCACGTCAAGCGTACTGAGCGGGACACTCCAGACCTGCAGCATCTGCCTGCCACTGACGATTCCATTCCCCTGGCGCACCAGTGCCTCAAAACCTTGCTGCGGAAGCGAGGCGACCATCCTGGAAAGCTCTGACGGCACAGAGACGTCGACCGGGCTGCCCGCTAGCACGAGCCGCCGCACCTTGCCGGGAAAGCGCGCGGCATAGAGCAGCGACAGCCAGCCGCCCTGACAGAGACCTGCAAGGTCGACGGGCGGCCCAATCGTGTCGACCGCCACGTTGAGATCGGACAGATAGGTGTCGATCGAGAAATATCGCATCTCCGGTGCCGCCGAGAGCCAATCCGTGAGATAGAGACGTGCTATGCCCGCTCCCTGTAACGCCTCCATCAGGCTGTGGCCGGGCGCAAGATCGGCTATCTTCGCGCGGTGCAGCGCATAGGGTGCGCAGACCAGCAGCGGCTGGCCTTCGCCAGCTCTCGAGAAGTCCAGCAGACGCATCGACGGCAGTTGCAGCTCCACCGAATTGGCCGTCGTCCAGGGCAGCGCCGCCACTTCGTCCGCCGCATCTGTCGGTTCGGGCGCGCGACTGGGGTACCACTGCGAGTAGATATCGAGCGCCAATCGCGTGGCTTCAAACGGCCATAGCCAAGCGTGCTGCACCCAGTCGGCGCTGGCACTTCGTTCCGATGGGTCCGCCTTGTCGTGCAAGCTCATTCACCGATTGATCGCCACCGGAACAGTCCGACCGGCACGGATCGAAGCCTTGACCCTGATCAAGAACCGACGAATTCACGTTGGTCACTCTACGCCAAACCCGCCGGGACGGCAGCCACGCCGGGACGTCACGATTTCGCGATCCCGGCACGCCTTGGAGCCAAGCGCGGACACCCGCTTCGGCGGCTATGCGGCGCGTGCCGCGCCCTTCTCCGCATCGAGCCTGCGTGCGAACAACCAGCGGAAATAGGTCAGCGGCGCATCGGCGCCGATCGCAAGCAGCTGATAATCCGGGTCGACGTCGAGCACCTTCTGCTGCGCTTCGATGAAATCCTTGTCCTCGTTGAAGGCCTCCTCGAGGGAATGCCGCAGCGATAGCGAAATGTTCGGATTGTCGATGTCGAAATCGTGCAAGTAGTTCCAGAAGAAGTGCGTCGAGGAGCGCGTCTCCGGCGTCATGAACTGCGCATTGCGATATGACCGCGTGCCCGGAACCTGAACGCCCTTCTCCGCGCCCTGTCCCGCCGGCGCAAACGTCGTGTCGAGCGTGAAGATGCCTGGAACGATCATGCGGCCGATATTGCGGCGATCGACCTGGTCGTCGCGGTTGGAGATCACCTTCTTGTGGTAGGGCGGCGCATCGGCGCCCATGTGCCAGCGCTCGACACGGAAGCCGTCGTCCAGCTTCTCGATCGCCACCGGCTTGGTCTTGTAGGCATATTCCTCGGAACCGCCGAGCGTGTTGGTGTGCACGAAGGCCAGATGCGCGAAATCGCTGAGGTTGTCGACGATCAGGAGCCAATTGGCCTTGTAGTGCATGTAGCCCGGCAGGCCGCGCCATTTGGGATCCTCGAGCGGCGGATAGTCGAGGATCAGCTTCGGATCGGCCTTCTCGGCATCGCCGGTCCAGATGAAGATCATGTTGTAGCGCTCGACCACCGGATAGCTGCGCACGCCGAGCTTGGCCGGGATCGCGTCCTGGCCGGGGATCTGGATGCACTTGCCGTCGGCCGCAAACTTCATGCCGTGATACATGCATCTGATATCGTCACCCTCGACGCGCCCCATCGAGAGCGGCGCCGCGCGATGGCAGCAACGGTCGTCGAGTGCGACCACCTTTCCGCTGGCGCCGCGATAGATCACGATCGGCCGCTCCAGGATGGTGCGCGCCAGCTTCTTGCCGTCGATCAGTTCGTGGTTCAGCGCCGCCACGTACCAGGCGTTGCGCAGGAAAATTCCGTCATCGGCCATGTCACCCTCCCAATGCAAAATTGCTTGCAATGAGGTTAGGTGATCCCGGTCATCGGGATAATCCGATTTGGCTGGACACACTGTACCGCTGGATGGACAATCGGCCATGGAGTGGCGCGACTGGGAGCTGTTTTGCGAGGTTGTCGAGCATGGCGGCTTCACCGCGGCCGCGCGCGTGCTCGGGCATCCCAAATCGAGCCTCAGTGCCGCGGTGCAGCGTCTCGAGGCCAATCTCGGGCTGCGGCTGATCGAGCGGACCACGCGGCATCTGCGGCTGACCGATTCCGGCGAGACCATCTATCGCAAGGTGCGCCCGCTGTTCGCCGCGCTGCACGATACCCACAGCGAGGCGCTGGCGATGTCCAGCGCGGTCGCAGGCACCTTGCGCATCAAGGCGCCGTACGAATTCGGCGCGCATCACGCGGGGCCGGTCGCCTGCGCCGTGATGGGCCGTTATCCCGAGCTCGCGATCCGGATCGATGTCGAACACGACATCGTTAGTCCGATCGCCGAGAATTACGACATCGTGTTCGCGATGCTGGAGGCGCCGCTGCCGTCGGCCGGCATCGTGATCCGCCGCGTCTTCACCCTGGAGCGCGGCCTGTTCGCGGCACCGGCGCTCTTGGAGAAGTTCGGCGAGCCGCGCACGCTGGATGAATTGAGGAAGCTGCCGCTGTTGACCGGTCCCAGCGATCCGCCATGGGCGATCACCGCACCCGGCGGGGTGGTCGAGCATCTCGCGGTGGATCGCGCGCGGCTCACCAGCTCGAATGCCCATGTCCGCCTGCAGGCGGCGCTCGCCGGCCATGGCGTGCTGCGGGTCACCGCGAGCTACACCCGCGCCGCGGCCGCGGCCGGTGAATTGAAGCGGCTGCTGCCGGACCATGCCTGCGAGCCGCTCAACGTGCACGCGCTGTTGCCGGCGCGGCAATTCGTCCCGGCCAAGGTGCGCTGCTTCCTCGATGCGATGGAGGCGCACGCGCGCGGTGATCCGGAGGCTTACATCAGGCCGTAGCCGCTGGCCGGGTCTTTTTGGCTGATCGCCATTTTCTCGGGAACCTGTCCGGCCGGTTGGCATCCAATGGTAATATACCGCCAACAGTGAGGGCGAGCCCGCCATGCGCCAGGCCCATGTAACGTCACCACCGCCGATCCGCTCAGGCGATGCCGAGCTCGTGCAGCGCGCGCTCGCCCGCGACGAGGCTGCGATCCGCGCCATCATGCAGGCGAACAATCGCCGGCTGTTCCGGCTGGCGCGCGGCATCCTCCGCAACGACCACGAGGCCGAGGATGTCGTTCAGGACGCCTATGTGCGCGCCTTCACCCATCTGGACCAGTTCCGCGGCGACTCCAGCCTCTCGACCTGGCTGTCGCGGATCGCGATCAACGAGGCGCTCGGCCGCCTGCGCAGCAAACACGCAAGCGTGGAGTGGTCCGAGCTGCCGAAGGGCGCCGTAGAAGCCCAAATCATCCCGTTCCCGCTGTCGTCAGCGGACGATCCGGAAAAATCCATGGCCCAGCGCGAAATCCAGCATGTCGTCGAGCACGCGATCGATGAGCTGCCCGAGGCGTTCCGCCTCGTCTTCATCACCCGTGTGATCGAGGGCATGAATGTCGAGGAGACCGCTGATATCCTCGGTCTCAAGCCGGAGACCGTGAAAACCCGCCTGCACCGCGCCCGGACCATGCTGCGCGACAATGTCGAGCGGAAGATCGGCCCTATCGTGATGGAGGCCTTTCCCTTCGCGGGCCGACGCTGCGAGCGATTGACCGAGGCGGTCCTGAAACGGCTCGGCGTCACAGCATAGATTTTTGGGAACCTCCGGCTATCAGCACCATCCAACTCCTGTGCAAGCAACGACGTGCCGTGCCCTACGCCCGGCTCAACAGGAGTGTCAAACCATGTTCGTTCGATTGAGCATCGCGGTCGCCGCGCTCAGCGTTCTTACCGGCGCTGCGCTGGCCCAGGGCGCAAAGCTGACCGATCCGCAGATCGCGCACATCGCCTACACGGCAGGTGTGATTGACATCAACGCCGCCAAGCAGGCGGAGACCAAAGCTTCCAACAAGGACGTCAAGGCGTTCGCCAAGGACATGGCGCGCGACCATGAGGCGGTGAACAAGCAGGCGCTCGACCTCGTCAAGAAGCTGAAGGTGACGCCGGAGGACAACGACACCAGCAAGGCGCTGTCGAAACAGGCGGCCGACAAGCTCGCCGAACTCGGCAAGCTGAAGGGCTCAGCCTACGACAAGGCCTATATCGACAACGAGGTCGCCTACCACAAGACCGTCAACGCCGCGCTGGAGACGCAGCTGATCCCGTCGGCGAGCAATCCCGAGCTGAAGAGCCTGCTGCAGACCGGCCTGAAGATCTTCCAAGGCCACGAGCAACATGCCGAACATGTTGCGGCGAGCATGAAGTAGGGAGACGCGTGATGTCGACCGGACGCTATCTCGCAACGCTGGCTTTGCTCGCGCTCGGCGCGATGGCTGTCCCGGCGCATGCAGCCACCATCCAGATCGTGATGGAGAATTTGGTGATCTCGCCGGCCGAGGTATCGGCCAAGGTCGGCGACACCATCGAATGGGTCAACAAGGACGTATTGGCGCACACCGCCACGGCGAAGAACGGCGACTTCGACGTGACGATTGCACCGAAGAAGACGGTCAGGTCGGTTCTGAGCAAAGCCGGTACCGTCGACTATTACTGCCGCTTCCACCCCAACATGAAGGCGGTGCTGACCATCGCGCCATAGCTCGCGCGATGACCTGCAAGGTAATCGATCGGCGCAGGCGAACCTCCGATAGTCCGGACAGCCGCACAGTCCGGCCATCAGAAGGAGAGCACCATGACCGACCACACGACCATCGTCCGCCGCTATATCGAGCTCTGGAACGAGCGGATGCCGAGCCGGCGCCGCGAGATGCTGAGCGAGAACTGGACCGCCGATGCGCGTTATGTCGATCCCATGATGAGCGGCGACGGCCATGACGGCGTCGATGCGCTGATCGCGGGGGTGCAGCAGAAGTTTCCGGATTTCAACTTCAAGCTGATCGGCGAGCCGAACGGCTTCGGCGACCATGTCCGCTTCTCCTGGGGCCTCGGGCCCGACGGCGCCGACAGCCCGATCAAGGGCACCGACTTCGCCATGCTGAAGGACGGCCGGATCCGGAGCATCACCGGCTTCCTCGACCAGGTGCCGGGCGCCTGAGGCGATTTCCTCACCGGATAGCTCCCATGGTCGTCATTCCGGGGCGACGCGCAGCGTCGAGCCCGGAATCCATTTAGCCGCGACACCTGCGGCCCGATGGATTCCGGGCTCTCGCTTCGCGAGCCCTCAGGTGCGCAATTGCGCACCGGGGAATGACGAGGGAACTTCCACCCCCGCGATGTCGCTGCTAGTCTTCCCGAAACACAGGGAGGACGCCATGAAGGCAGATTTCGCCTTCAAGACTTCTGTCGTCAGCGACATCACGCCGGCGCTGCTGGCGATCGGCCGCGACAGCTTTCCGCAGGCCCTGATCGGCGCGCTGCGCCGCGTCGCCGGGGTCGGTCACTGCATGGTGTTCTCGTTCGCAGGCCCGCGCTCCGCCGCGTGCCTGCTCGATGTCGGCAACATCCCGACCGGGCGCGACCTCGGGATCGCCTATTCGGAACATTTCCATCAGGCCGACCCGAACCGCGACGCGGTGTTCGAGGGCAAGGCGCAGGCCGTGCCGATCGTACTGCCGACCTTTGCGCGCCGGATGTACAGCGACGGCTACCGCAAGATTTTCTTCGACGATTCCGACATCGTCGACAAGTTCGCCTCGGCGATCTGGACTGGCGACACCTGCTTCTACGTCAATTTCTACCAGATCACCGCGCAAGGCCGCTTCAGCCGCGAGCAGATCGCGCGCCTCGCCGCGGTCGCGCCCGCGTTGACCGCAGCGGTGGCGCGGCACTTCCAGCGCGACCCGGCAACGGATGCCGATCCGATGGCGCGGCTGAAGACCGTGTTTGCGACCGCCGAACCGCTCGCCAGACTGACCGGCCGTGAGAAGGAGGTCTGCCTCGGCATCCTTTCGGGTCTCAGCTCGGAAGCGATCGCGGCCGAGCTCGGCATCGGGCTGCACTCCGCCCTCACCTATCGCAAGCGCGCCTATGACAAGCTCGGCATCTCCTCGCAGAACGAGCTGTTCGCGATCGCACTGCGCCTGATGGCATCGGCAGACCAGCTGAACTGAAGAGGCTGAGCGGCCACCTCCCTCTGTCCCCAACGGTGGGGACAGACCGGTCGCGTCTGCCGGCCTATGCTCGGTTCGAAACCTTAAGGCCAACCCGAGAACACGTCGTGAGCACTGCGCCCCATTTCGACATCGACGTCCCCGCCTTCTGGCAGGATCCCTATCCGACGCTGGCGCGCATGCGCAAGGAGGCGCCGATCGCCTTCGTGCCGCAGCTCGGCAGCACACTGCTGTGCAACCGCGACGATATCTTCGTCTCCGAGAAGCAGATCGACGTGTTCTCGTCGCACCAGCCCGAGGGGCTGATGAACAGGCTGATGGGCCACAACATGATGCGCAAGGACGGCGACGCGCACATGAACGAGCGCAAGGCGATCTTCCCGGCGGTCTCGCCGAAGACCGTCAGATCGCACTGGACCGCACAATTCGCCGGACACGCGAACCGCATCCTCGATGAGTTGACGCCGGACGGCGTGGTGGATTTCGTGCAGGCCTTCGCGCTGCCGTTCTCGGCCGAATGCCTGAAATCGATCACCGGCCTCACCAACATGCGCTTCCAGGACATGAACGCCTGGTCGCAGGGCATGATCGACGGCATCGCCAACTACACCGGCGATCCCGCGATCGAGGCGCGCTGCCATGCAGCGACCTCCGGCATCGACGCCGCGATCGACGACATGGTCCCCAGGCTGCGCAAGACGCCCGACCTCAGCCTGCTCGGCGTGCTGCTCCAGACCGACATGTCGATGGAGAGCGTGCGCGCCAACATCAAGCTCGCGATCTCGGGGGGCCAGAACGAGCCGCGCGACGCGATCGCCGGCACGGTGTGGGCGCTGCTGACCCATCCGGATCAGCTGGCGCTGGCTGTAAGCGGCGCGATCCCGTGGCTACAGGTGTTCGAGGAATATGCGCGCTGGATCTCGCCGATCGGGATGTCGCCGCGGCGGATCGCAAAGCCCTGGACGATCAGGGACGTCGCATTCGAGACCAACGAGCGCGTGTTCCTGATGTTCGGCTCGGCCAACCGCGACGAAAAGCATTTCGACAGGCCCGATGCATTCGATGTGCGCCGCGACGCCAGCAAGAGCATCGCGTTCGGCGCCGGTCCACATTTCTGCGCCGGCGCCTGGGCCTCGCGCGCCATGGTCGCCGACGTCGCGCTGCCGGCGATCTTCGACAGGCTCAGGAATCTGCGGCTGATCGCGGACAGGCCGCCGCGGATCGGCGGCTGGGCATTCCGCGGTCTCTTGGATTTGCCGGTGACGTGGGACGCTTAAGGCGCGCTCAGCGCCCCCAGCGCAGCACGACCGGATCGAGCGTGCGCGCGATCTCGATCAGGCCTGCGCGCGTCGCCGGATGCAGCGGCTGCAACGGGTGCCGCACCGTGTCCGACTTGATGATGCCGCCCTCGCGCATCAGCACCTTGCAGGCCTGCAGCCCGCATTGGCGGTTCTCATAATTGATCAACGGCAGCCAGCGCGCATAGGCCTGCACGGCCTCTTCGCGGCGGCCGGCGAAGAACGGATCCATGATCTGGCGGATGCCGTCGGGATAGCCGCCGCCGGTCATCGCACCGGTGGCGCCGGCATCGAGATCGGCCATCAGCGTGATCGCCTCCTCGCCGTCCCACGGTCCCTCGATCACGCTGCCGCCCTTCTCGATCAGGCCGCGCAGCTTGGCCGCGGCCATCGGCACCTCGATCTTGAAGTACCTGACATTGGCGAGCTCCTTCGCCATCCGCGCCAGGAAGTCCACCGAGAGCGGCGTGCCCGCGACCGGCGCATCCTGAATCATGATCGGAATGTTGATGGCATCCGACACCACCCGATAGAATTCGTAGATGCCCGGCTCGCCAACGCGGAAGGTCGCGCCGTGATAGGGCGGCATGATCATCACCATCGCGGCGCCGGCGGCCTCCGCCTCGCGACTGCGCGCGGCACACACCGCCGAGGAGAAATGCGTGGTGGTGACGATCACGGGAATGCGGCCCGCGACGTGCTCGAGCACGGCGTGCATCACGGTCTCGCGCTCGGCATCGGTCAGCACGAACTGCTCGGAGAAGTTGGCGAGGATGCAGATGCCGTGCGAGCCGGCATCGATCATGAAATCGATGCAGCGCCGCTGTCCGTCGAGGTCGAGATTGCCGCCGGCGTCGAAGATGGTCGGCGCCACCGGAAAGACGCCGCGATAGGGACGCTGTGCCGAAATCGTCATGTCAAATCCTCCCTCGTGAACTGTCGCAGCTTGATCCGTCACACCTTGCGGAACGGCAGCGGCGGACCTTCGAGCCTGCGCAAGCCCGGCTCGCGCCGCTCCAGCCACCAACCATACTGCTTCGGCCAGGACGCGAACACCTCGCCGCCTCCGCCGCCAAGCGCAAGCTCGGCATGCAGCGGCCAGTTCGGATCGAACAGCGCCTCGCGGCCAATCGCGACCAGGTCGGCCTGGCCGCCCGCCAGGACATCTTCCGCCTGCTGCGGATGCAGGATCAGGCCGACCGCGATGGTGGCGACCTCGGCGGCGCGACGGATTTCTTCCGCATACGGCACCTGGAAGCCATAGCCGCGCGGAATCCGCGCCGCGGTTGCCGAGCCGAGCAGGCCACCCGACGAGCAATCGATCAGGTCGACACCGCGCGCCTTGGCTTCGCGCGCGAATGCGATCTGATCCTCGAGCGTCAGGCCGCCTTCGACACCATCGACCGAGGAGATGCGCACCGCTAGCGGCCGCTCCGCGGGCCAGGCGGCGCGCACGGTCTCGATGATCTCGAGCGGATAGCGCATCCGCCCGGCGCGGTCGCCGCCATAGGCGTCGCTGCGGCGGTTCGACAATGGCGAGAGGAATTCGTGCAGGAGATAGCCATGCGCGCAATGCACCTCGACGAATTCGAAGCCGGCCTCCACTGCGCGCAAGGTGGCGCGCCGCCATTGCTCGCGCAGTGCGGCGAGCTCGGCCATTTCGAGCGCGTGCGGCATCAGCCAGCCTTCCTCCATCGGGATCGCGCTCGGCGCAACCGTGCGCCACGGCAGATCGCCGCGGGCGCGGTCGGCTTCGTCGAGTGCGGCATTGCCGTACCAGGGGCGCTGCATGCTGGCCTTGCGGCCGGCATGCGCGAGCTGGATCGAGGGCACCGCGCCATTGTCCTTCAGGAAGGCCGCGATGCGTTCGAGCGGCGCGATCTGCTCGTCGTTCCAGATGCCGACATCGCCATGGGTGATGCGCCCCTCGGCGGTGACCGCCGCGGCCTCGACCATCACGAGCCCGGCGCCGCCTTGGGCGAACTTGCCGAGATGCACGAGGTGCCAGTCATTGGCGAGGCCGTCGGTCGCCGAATACTGGCACATCGGCGAAATCAGGATGCGGTTTCGGGAGGTCACGCCGCGAAGCGTGATCGGCTGAAACAGAAACGGCTGCGACATCGGGTCCTGCGGGAACGTGGTGGTGGGAAAATGGCGGCCGAAAGCTAGGCGGCGCGCGAGCTGATCGCAAGCCGCGCTGTAGCGCAGGCGGCAAGACCAGCGCGCATGCGGCGCATCCACAGCGGCGCGATCCGCAAACCCGCAACGCCTGCTGCACAAATTTTTGCCGGTTGGTAAACATTTTCCGTCATCGCCGGGTCACGCCACGGATCGCAATTCGTGCCGGACATGCCTACATTGCCGACATGAAAAAAATCGGCTTCCTCTCGTTCGGGCACTGGACGCCCTCCCCGCAATCCCAGGCCCGCTCCGCCGCGGATGTGCTGCTGCAATCGATCGACCTCGCGGTCGCCGCCGAAGAGCTCGGCGCGGATGGCGCGTATTTTCGCGTCCATCACTTCGCCCGCCAGCTGGCTTCGCCCTTCCCGCTGCTGGCGGCGGTCGGCGCCAAGACCAGCCGGATCGAAATCGGCACCGCCGTGATCGACATGCGCTACGAAAATCCGCTCTACATGATCGAGGACGCCGGCGCGGCCGATCTGATCGCGCGGGGACGTTTGCAACTCGGCATCAGCCGCGGCTCGCCCGAGCAGGTGATCGATGGCTGGCGCTATTTCGGCTATCAGCCGGGCGAAGGCGAGACCGACGCCGACATGGGCCGGCGTCATGCCGAGATCTTCCTCGATATGCTGCGCGGACAAGGTTTTGCGCAGCCGAATCCGCGGCCGATGTTTCCCAACCCGCCCGGCCTGCTGCGGCTCGAACCGCTCTCGGAAGGCTTGCGCGAGCGCATCTGGTGGGGCGCCGGTTCGAACGCCACCGCGGTCTGGGCGGCGAAGCTCGGGATGAACCTGCAGAGCTCGACGCTGAAGAGCGACGAGACCGGAGAGGCCTTCCACATCCAGCAGGCCGCCCAGATCCGGGCCTACCGCGCCGCATGGAAGGAGGCCGGCCACACCCGCGAGCCGCGGGTCTCGGTCAGCCGCAGCATCTTCGCGCTGGTCGACGACCGCGACCGCGCCTATTTCGGCAACGGGCAGGAGGAAGACCAGATCGGCTTCATCGACGAGCGGACGCGCGCGATCTTCGGCCGCGGCTACGCCGCCGAGCCGGAGAAGCTGATCGAGCAGCTCAAGACCGACGAGGCGATCGCGGAGGCCGACACCCTGCTGCTGACCGTCCCCAATCAACTCGGCGTCGCCTACAACGCGCATGTGATCGAGAGCATCTTGACTCACGTCGCGCCCGCCATGGGATGGCGCTGATCACGAACGAAGGATGATGCAACCTCGACCGCTTGCCGGCCACTCCCGAGTTCCGGCGGAACTCCGTTCTCAAACGCGGAGAACTACGGAAACATAACTGCGCGTTGTGAGAAGAACAGGTCGAGTACAGTGCGTTAGGCGCGCACGTTGCGTGAACAGATCGCCGTAATATCCCGGGATCATCCTGCGAGGCTTTGTGGATTTGCCCAGGTCAGGAATCTCGATCGCGATTGCGGCGCGTGAGATCGAGACGATCGACACGCTCGTCAATCCGCCGGTTCAGTTCCTCATCCTCGCTGGAATTCCTGCCGCGACGGGCGCGAACGACAAATACGCATCCGATCACAACAATCGCAAACAGCGCGTAGTACCACCATTCCATGCATTGATCTCAAATGGACGCTCGCGGATACAAGCGGAAAAGGTCATCGTTCAGGCCTGCCGGGACGCACCGGTCTTGGCGCATAAAAGGGGTTAACCAGGCAGGTTGCCGGATTCCCCGCAGCGCTGGCCTGGCACTCCTTCATCGACATGAAGATACAATCCATTCGATCGCCGACCAGTTCCCCGTAAACACGCATGCAGACCGGATAGCGAGGATCGTACATTTGTGCCGATGCCGGCTTGGTCGTGCAAAGCGCGCCCAGCGCGAACAGCAGCGCTCCAAGCAGCCACACGTCTAGTCTCCTGCTATTGCCGTGAAACACATTGTCTTGCCGACAGGACTATCCCGCGCAAGTTAGCCTTGGGGCTGACCTTGGGGCTGGAGCGGGCGAAGGGAATCGAACCCTCGTATGCAGCTTGGGAAGCTGCCGTTCTACCATTGAACTACGCCCGCGATCTCAATTGCTTGAGGTCGCCCCGTGGGTGCGACCGCCGGACCATAGCCCGGGCCGAGGCGGCGGATCAAGCGTGCATTGACACCGGTCGCCGCGCCGCCAGCCGCTACCAGCCCATCCTCACAAGCACGTCATTGATGACAAAGGGCGCAGCGGCGGATGCGTCGCAGCTTCCGCCGCGCGCATAGATGCAGGCATCGCTGAAGCCGACGCGCGCACAGCTTTGCCGTGAAAAATCCGCCGGCAGATCGCCTGCGGCCTCGGGCCGCGCAAGGATGCGGTTGAAGGCCGGCTTGGTCGCCCGCAGCAGCAGCGGCGGCAGGATCAGCTCGGCGAGCGGATCGGCGGATTGCAGCGCATAGAGCGGCACCGGGCCGACCAATCGCTCCCGCCCCGGCAACTGCTGGAAGCGAACGTCGTAAAGCGCAAGGCCGCACATCTGCGGATCGCTGCGCAGTTCGGCCGCGAGCCGCGCAGCGCCGACGCCGCGCGTCCAGTACTCGCGCATATCTTCGCAGGCGCCGGCCAGCGCCATTGACAGCAGCGCCCAGCCGCCGAGGACGATCGGCAATGCCCAGCGGCGCCACATGTCTTTCGTACGCAGCCATTGCACCCAATCGGCTGATCCCAGCGCCGCGACGATGGTGAACAGCACCACGGACAGGAAGATGAAGCGGTATTCCTTGTGTGCGATCAGGCTGTGGAAGACGAGGTTGACCAGCGCCACCGTCGCGAGCAGCGGTGCGTGCCGCCAGCCGCGCCAGATCGCAGCGAGCGGGAGCAGGATCGCCACCGACCACACGGTCAGGAAGTCGATGAGATAGGCCGACGGCGGCGACACGCCGAATTCGATGGCGCGATCGTGGACGAGGTTTTCCCTGATATTGGCGATCAGCCAGGCGAACGGCACGCTGCCATGCGCCAGGTCGATCGCGGCGGCGAGCAGCAGCGCAACGAGCCCGCCGGCAACCAGCGGAACCAGGTTTCGCCAGCGTGTCCAGCACGCCCCGAGGGCCAGCATGGCGATCGCCGGCGCAAACTGGAAGCGGCAGACAAAGGCGAAGGCGAGCAAGGCACCGCCGATCGCGAGACGCCGCTGTGACGGACGATCAGTGACCAGCAGCGCCGCCGGGACGACGAGCGCTGTCGCGTACGTCTCGCCCAATGTGTGTGGCGCGAGCATGATCAATTCGAACCAGACCGCGGCCGCGAAGGCCGTGACGACGGCATGGGTTCGCGAGACCCGCGCGCCAAGCAGCCAGGCGCTGACCACGATCGACAGCGA
Protein-coding sequences here:
- a CDS encoding cytochrome P450 yields the protein MSTAPHFDIDVPAFWQDPYPTLARMRKEAPIAFVPQLGSTLLCNRDDIFVSEKQIDVFSSHQPEGLMNRLMGHNMMRKDGDAHMNERKAIFPAVSPKTVRSHWTAQFAGHANRILDELTPDGVVDFVQAFALPFSAECLKSITGLTNMRFQDMNAWSQGMIDGIANYTGDPAIEARCHAATSGIDAAIDDMVPRLRKTPDLSLLGVLLQTDMSMESVRANIKLAISGGQNEPRDAIAGTVWALLTHPDQLALAVSGAIPWLQVFEEYARWISPIGMSPRRIAKPWTIRDVAFETNERVFLMFGSANRDEKHFDRPDAFDVRRDASKSIAFGAGPHFCAGAWASRAMVADVALPAIFDRLRNLRLIADRPPRIGGWAFRGLLDLPVTWDA
- a CDS encoding dihydrodipicolinate synthase family protein, with amino-acid sequence MTISAQRPYRGVFPVAPTIFDAGGNLDLDGQRRCIDFMIDAGSHGICILANFSEQFVLTDAERETVMHAVLEHVAGRIPVIVTTTHFSSAVCAARSREAEAAGAAMVMIMPPYHGATFRVGEPGIYEFYRVVSDAINIPIMIQDAPVAGTPLSVDFLARMAKELANVRYFKIEVPMAAAKLRGLIEKGGSVIEGPWDGEEAITLMADLDAGATGAMTGGGYPDGIRQIMDPFFAGRREEAVQAYARWLPLINYENRQCGLQACKVLMREGGIIKSDTVRHPLQPLHPATRAGLIEIARTLDPVVLRWGR
- a CDS encoding NADH:flavin oxidoreductase/NADH oxidase, yielding MSQPFLFQPITLRGVTSRNRILISPMCQYSATDGLANDWHLVHLGKFAQGGAGLVMVEAAAVTAEGRITHGDVGIWNDEQIAPLERIAAFLKDNGAVPSIQLAHAGRKASMQRPWYGNAALDEADRARGDLPWRTVAPSAIPMEEGWLMPHALEMAELAALREQWRRATLRAVEAGFEFVEVHCAHGYLLHEFLSPLSNRRSDAYGGDRAGRMRYPLEIIETVRAAWPAERPLAVRISSVDGVEGGLTLEDQIAFAREAKARGVDLIDCSSGGLLGSATAARIPRGYGFQVPYAEEIRRAAEVATIAVGLILHPQQAEDVLAGGQADLVAIGREALFDPNWPLHAELALGGGGGEVFASWPKQYGWWLERREPGLRRLEGPPLPFRKV
- a CDS encoding LLM class flavin-dependent oxidoreductase, translated to MKKIGFLSFGHWTPSPQSQARSAADVLLQSIDLAVAAEELGADGAYFRVHHFARQLASPFPLLAAVGAKTSRIEIGTAVIDMRYENPLYMIEDAGAADLIARGRLQLGISRGSPEQVIDGWRYFGYQPGEGETDADMGRRHAEIFLDMLRGQGFAQPNPRPMFPNPPGLLRLEPLSEGLRERIWWGAGSNATAVWAAKLGMNLQSSTLKSDETGEAFHIQQAAQIRAYRAAWKEAGHTREPRVSVSRSIFALVDDRDRAYFGNGQEEDQIGFIDERTRAIFGRGYAAEPEKLIEQLKTDEAIAEADTLLLTVPNQLGVAYNAHVIESILTHVAPAMGWR
- a CDS encoding DUF3551 domain-containing protein, producing the protein MWLLGALLFALGALCTTKPASAQMYDPRYPVCMRVYGELVGDRMDCIFMSMKECQASAAGNPATCLVNPFYAPRPVRPGRPER
- a CDS encoding 4-amino-4-deoxy-L-arabinose transferase; amino-acid sequence: MLLQKTIGGTMTSTSAEAAPGSAGMAARASGRVHPLFALLLLALVLRLAAAVWPNVIYPDETYQYLEPAWRMLGHDGILTWEWRDGIRGWLLPTLMAGPVAIGDAIAPGGAGAFLVPRLIPACASLSIVVSAWLLGARVSRTHAVVTAFAAAVWFELIMLAPHTLGETYATALVVPAALLVTDRPSQRRLAIGGALLAFAFVCRFQFAPAIAMLALGACWTRWRNLVPLVAGGLVALLLAAAIDLAHGSVPFAWLIANIRENLVHDRAIEFGVSPPSAYLIDFLTVWSVAILLPLAAIWRGWRHAPLLATVALVNLVFHSLIAHKEYRFIFLSVVLFTIVAALGSADWVQWLRTKDMWRRWALPIVLGGWALLSMALAGACEDMREYWTRGVGAARLAAELRSDPQMCGLALYDVRFQQLPGRERLVGPVPLYALQSADPLAELILPPLLLRATKPAFNRILARPEAAGDLPADFSRQSCARVGFSDACIYARGGSCDASAAAPFVINDVLVRMGW